The Daucus carota subsp. sativus chromosome 2, DH1 v3.0, whole genome shotgun sequence genome includes a window with the following:
- the LOC108208633 gene encoding elicitor-responsive protein 3, which produces MRHGSLEVLLIGAKGLENSDFLNNMDPYVIITCRTQEKKSSVASGMGTEPEWNETFVFNVSGDVTELSIKILDSDMGNADDFVGQAKIPLEAVFEERKIPPTAYNVVKDEKFYGHIRVGLTFTPEEVNDRGVEEESYGGWKQSTY; this is translated from the exons ATGAGACATGGGTCTCTTGAAGTACTCCTCATTGGTGCTAAAGGGCTTGAGAATTCTGATTTCCTGA ATAACATGGATCCATATGTCATCATTACTTGCCGAACTCAAGAGAAGAAAAGCAGTGTTGCATCAG GAATGGGAACAGAGCCGGAATGGAACGAGACTTTTGTGTTCAATGTGTCTGGTGATGTTACAGAATTATCGATTAAAATATTAGATAGTGATATGGGTAACGCAGATGATTTTGTAGGCCAGGCAAA AATTCCACTTGAAGCTGTGTTTGAGGAAAGGAAGATCCCTCCAACAGCATATAATGTGGTGAAAGATGAAAAATTTTATGGGCATATTAGAGTAGGCCTCACGTTCACTCCAGAG GAAGTAAACGATCGTGGTGTAGAAGAGGAAAGCTACGGAGGGTGGAAACAGTCTACTTACTAA
- the LOC108207617 gene encoding uncharacterized protein LOC108207617 isoform X1, with protein MVGWLSERETNELLEKIEKAIDFRASRRFFKHFRVLKVEQLEGLRVPEIFMPKHLATLFSVGYDSNSALSEGSQSSNNSSREEWSQVFDRDGRFRFYHIISLFPPDDLSNGMKMHYRQTLCWAHFAVTSYNENHGADYELVAPLVSCPIYLWESVHGWHAYVNFFAKPKYSDSSPDLFFAELVACGDSANEVIRCCILKPRPSPVAKAFDLVEFWLPPGEEYHSPTLFCDSDSE; from the exons ATGGTGGGATGGCTGAGCGAGAGAGAGACGAACGAGTTGCTTGAAAAGATAGAGAAGGCGATTGATTTTCGTGCATCCAGGCGATTCTTCAAACATTTCCGTGTACTCAAAGTTGAACAATTGGAGGGTCTCCGTGTTCCGGAAATTTTTAT GCCAAAACATTTGGCAACTCTCTTCAGTGTTGGCTATGATTCTAACTCTGCTTTATCCGAGGG CAGCCAAAGTTCAAACAACTCTAGTCGTGAAGAATGGTCACAAGTCTTTGATAGGGATGGACGCTTTCGTTTCTATCACATTATTTCTTTGTTTCCTCCAGATGATCTCTCTAATGGTATGAAGATGCACTATAGGCAAACTCTTTGCTGGGCTCATTTTGCAGTGACAAGTTACAATGAAAATCAT GGTGCCGATTACGAGCTTGTTGCCCCTTTAGTAAGTTGTCCCATCTATCTTTGGGAATCGGTGCATGGTTGGCATGCTTATGTCAATTTCTTCGCTAAGCCTAAATACAGTGATTCCTCTCCCGACCTCTTTTTTGCCGAGTTGGTGGCATGTGGTGATTCAGCTAATGAAGTTATCAGGTGCTGTATCTTGAAACCTCGTCCTTCTCCAG TTGCCAAAGCTTTTGACCTTGTTGAATTTTGGCTTCCTCCTGGAGAAGAATACCATTCGCCAACATTATTTTGTGATTCCGACTCCGAGTGA
- the LOC108207617 gene encoding uncharacterized protein LOC108207617 isoform X3 encodes MVGWLSERETNELLEKIEKAIDFRASRRFFKHFRVLKVEQLEGLRVPEIFMPKHLATLFSVGYDSNSALSEGSQSSNNSSREEWSQVFDRDGRFRFYHIISLFPPDDLSNGMKMHYRQTLCWAHFAVTSYNENHGADYELVAPLVSCPIYLWESVHGWHAYVNFFAKPKYSDSSPDLFFAELVACGDSANEVISCQSF; translated from the exons ATGGTGGGATGGCTGAGCGAGAGAGAGACGAACGAGTTGCTTGAAAAGATAGAGAAGGCGATTGATTTTCGTGCATCCAGGCGATTCTTCAAACATTTCCGTGTACTCAAAGTTGAACAATTGGAGGGTCTCCGTGTTCCGGAAATTTTTAT GCCAAAACATTTGGCAACTCTCTTCAGTGTTGGCTATGATTCTAACTCTGCTTTATCCGAGGG CAGCCAAAGTTCAAACAACTCTAGTCGTGAAGAATGGTCACAAGTCTTTGATAGGGATGGACGCTTTCGTTTCTATCACATTATTTCTTTGTTTCCTCCAGATGATCTCTCTAATGGTATGAAGATGCACTATAGGCAAACTCTTTGCTGGGCTCATTTTGCAGTGACAAGTTACAATGAAAATCAT GGTGCCGATTACGAGCTTGTTGCCCCTTTAGTAAGTTGTCCCATCTATCTTTGGGAATCGGTGCATGGTTGGCATGCTTATGTCAATTTCTTCGCTAAGCCTAAATACAGTGATTCCTCTCCCGACCTCTTTTTTGCCGAGTTGGTGGCATGTGGTGATTCAGCTAATGAAGTTATCAG TTGCCAAAGCTTTTGA
- the LOC108207617 gene encoding uncharacterized protein LOC108207617 isoform X2 has translation MVGWLSERETNELLEKIEKAIDFRASRRFFKHFRVLKVEQLEGLRVPEIFMPKHLATLFSVGYDSNSALSEGQSSNNSSREEWSQVFDRDGRFRFYHIISLFPPDDLSNGMKMHYRQTLCWAHFAVTSYNENHGADYELVAPLVSCPIYLWESVHGWHAYVNFFAKPKYSDSSPDLFFAELVACGDSANEVIRCCILKPRPSPVAKAFDLVEFWLPPGEEYHSPTLFCDSDSE, from the exons ATGGTGGGATGGCTGAGCGAGAGAGAGACGAACGAGTTGCTTGAAAAGATAGAGAAGGCGATTGATTTTCGTGCATCCAGGCGATTCTTCAAACATTTCCGTGTACTCAAAGTTGAACAATTGGAGGGTCTCCGTGTTCCGGAAATTTTTAT GCCAAAACATTTGGCAACTCTCTTCAGTGTTGGCTATGATTCTAACTCTGCTTTATCCGAGGG CCAAAGTTCAAACAACTCTAGTCGTGAAGAATGGTCACAAGTCTTTGATAGGGATGGACGCTTTCGTTTCTATCACATTATTTCTTTGTTTCCTCCAGATGATCTCTCTAATGGTATGAAGATGCACTATAGGCAAACTCTTTGCTGGGCTCATTTTGCAGTGACAAGTTACAATGAAAATCAT GGTGCCGATTACGAGCTTGTTGCCCCTTTAGTAAGTTGTCCCATCTATCTTTGGGAATCGGTGCATGGTTGGCATGCTTATGTCAATTTCTTCGCTAAGCCTAAATACAGTGATTCCTCTCCCGACCTCTTTTTTGCCGAGTTGGTGGCATGTGGTGATTCAGCTAATGAAGTTATCAGGTGCTGTATCTTGAAACCTCGTCCTTCTCCAG TTGCCAAAGCTTTTGACCTTGTTGAATTTTGGCTTCCTCCTGGAGAAGAATACCATTCGCCAACATTATTTTGTGATTCCGACTCCGAGTGA
- the LOC108207616 gene encoding (+)-neomenthol dehydrogenase: MADKRVALVTGANKGIGFETCRKLAANDITVILTARNEKNGSVAVEKLKASGLSDVVFHPLDVKEPASIASMAKFVETNYKKLDILINNAGENGNAVNLEALPSIINGGMLQVFDENVDKVKEVSTETYEMAVQCLRTNYYGTKRVTEALLPLLQLSKSARVVNVTSFFGQLQFFYNKKFKAEMSDVENLSEEKIDGILQWFLKDFEEDKLKANGWPLTVAAYKVSKAAIIAYTRIMGKKYPNILINCVHPGYVRTDMSYRTGPLTPEEGARAPVMVAMLPDDGPSGRYFYEMQESTTF, translated from the exons ATGGCGGACAAAAG GGTTGCACTTGTTACTGGGGCAAACAAAGGAATTGGATTTGAGACATGTCGGAAACTGGCAGCTAATGATATCACAGTTATATTAACTGCAAGAAACGAGAAAAATGGTTCTGTAGCTGTTGAAAAGCTTAAAGCATCAGGCCTTTCGGATGTGGTTTTCCATCCTCTAGATGTCAAAGAGCCAGCAAGTATTGCTTCGATGGCTAAATTCGTAGAGACCAACTACAAGAAACTTGATATTCTT ATCAATAATGCAGGGGAAAATGGAAATGCAGTAAACTTAGAAGCACTCCCAAGCATTATTAATGGCGGGATG CTACAGGTATTCGATGAGAATGTTGACAAGGTGAAAGAAGTTTCAACAGAGACATATGAGATGGCAGTACAGTGTCTCAGAACAAATTACTACGGAACCAAAAGAGTGACAGAAGCACTGCTTCCTCTTCTTCAGCTCTCCAAATCCGCAAGAGTAGTGAATGTCACATCTTTTTTCGGACAACTACAG TTTTTCTACAATAAAAAGTTTAAAGCAGAGATGAGTGATGTCGAAAACCTGTCAGAAGAGAAGATAGATGGAATACTGCAGTGGTTTTTGAAAGACTTTGAAGAAGATAAGCTTAAGGCTAACGGTTGGCCACTAACAGTAGCTGCCTACAAAGTTTCTAAAGCTGCTATTATTGCTTACACAAGAATCATGGGCAAGAAATACCCGAATATCCTGATCAATTGTGTGCACCCGGGATATGTTAGAACAGACATGTCTTACAGGACAGGACCCTTAACTCCCGAAGAGGGTGCTAGAGCTCCTGTGATGGTGGCTATGTTGCCTGACGATGGTCCTTCAGGCCGCTACTTCTATGAGATGCAAGAATCTACGACGTTCTAA
- the LOC108210157 gene encoding uncharacterized protein LOC108210157, whose protein sequence is MALKESLDKFKKQQEMCQTTLSSIKAGSKSTPRVTPYSTPANAKSSAPAVKFSSDTERLQHINSIRKAPVGAQIKRVINLLLETRQAFTAEQINEACYVDVKANKAVFDSLSNNLKVYYDGRRFSYKSKHDLKDKGQLLKLIRKFPEGIAVIDLKDAYPSVMDDLQALKAAGEIWLLSNFDSQEDIAYPNDPRVPIKVDDDLKQLFRGIELPRDMIDIEKDLQKNGMKPATNTAKRRAQAQVHGISNKPKQKKKKHEISKRTKLTNSHLPELFKNLS, encoded by the exons ATGGCATTAAAAGAGAGCTTAGACAAGTTCAAAAAGCAGCAAGAGATGTGCCAGACTACCCTTTCCAGCATAAAAGCAGGTTCAAAGTCAACTCCGAGAGTCACGCCTTATAGCACCCCTGCAAATGCTAAGTCTTCCGCCCCTGCAGTAAAATTCTCAAGTGATACAGAAAGACTCCAACACATTAACAGCATAAGGAAAGCTCCTGTGGGGGCTCAAATAAAGCGTGTTATAAACTTGCTACTCGAG ACAAGGCAAGCCTTTACAGCGGAGCAAATAAACGAAGCATGTTATGTTGATGTGAAGGCCAACAAGGCTGTATTTGACAGTTTGAGTAACAATTTAAAAGTTTATTATGATGGAAGGCGCTTCTCGTACAAG TCCAAGCATGATCTGAAAGATAAGGGTCAGCTTCTTAAGTTGATACGGAAATTCCCCGAGGGTATAGCTGTTATTGATCTCAAGGATGCATACCCTTCAGTAATGGATGATTTACAG GCTCTGAAAGCTGCTGGTGAAATCTGGCTCCTATCAAACTTCGATTCACAGGAAGACATAGCATACCCAAATGATCCTAGGGTACCTATAAAGGTTGATGATGATCTGAAACAACTATTCAGGGGAATTGAACTACCAAGAGATATGATTGACATCGAAAAGGATCTTCAGAAGAATGGCATGAAACCTGCAACAAACACTGCGAAGAGGAGAGCCCAAGCGCAGGTTCACGGCATCTCCAACAAGCCcaagcaaaagaagaagaaacatGAAATCAGCAAGAGGACAAAGCTGACTAATTCTCATCTTCCTGAGTTGTTCAAAAATCTCAGCTGA